A section of the Cryobacterium soli genome encodes:
- a CDS encoding fumarylacetoacetate hydrolase family protein, with product MKFAHLRVEGQSTPRLAIVVEDEALFLDEVIDDAPRDLQDLIEKGAPEFDRVRALTTHALQHGASLTPVDDLRHSSAVLRPPQIIAIGANYAAHSSELKLRSETAATVFSLWPNSLTGHEAVISWPADLTSQVDYEAELGVIIGRPARNVSVRDALDYVFGYTVVNDITARDLQFSEAQWSRCKSFDGFTPTGPLVVTADEIADPQNLWLTTHVDGRILQDASSGDMVRTVAEIIAYLSLTSTLLPGTLISTGSPGGAGYSRKPQVFLKDGSTVTVSIDRIGLLTTHCREI from the coding sequence GTGAAGTTTGCGCACCTCAGAGTTGAAGGCCAGTCCACCCCCCGTCTCGCCATCGTGGTGGAAGACGAGGCGCTCTTCCTCGACGAGGTGATCGACGACGCCCCGCGCGATCTCCAGGACCTGATCGAAAAGGGCGCACCCGAGTTCGACCGGGTGCGCGCCCTCACCACCCACGCGCTGCAGCACGGGGCCAGCCTGACCCCGGTCGACGACCTCCGGCATTCCTCCGCCGTGCTGCGCCCGCCGCAGATCATCGCGATCGGCGCCAACTACGCCGCGCACTCGTCCGAGCTCAAGCTGCGCAGCGAGACCGCGGCCACCGTGTTCTCGCTCTGGCCGAACTCCCTCACCGGCCACGAGGCCGTCATCTCCTGGCCGGCCGACCTCACCAGCCAGGTCGACTACGAGGCCGAGCTGGGTGTCATCATCGGCCGCCCGGCCCGCAACGTCTCGGTGCGTGACGCGCTGGACTATGTCTTCGGGTACACGGTCGTCAATGACATCACGGCCCGCGACCTGCAGTTCTCCGAGGCTCAGTGGTCAAGGTGCAAGTCGTTCGACGGGTTCACCCCCACCGGCCCGCTCGTCGTCACGGCCGATGAGATCGCCGACCCGCAGAACCTCTGGCTGACCACCCACGTCGACGGGCGCATCCTGCAGGATGCGTCGAGCGGCGATATGGTGCGCACCGTGGCCGAGATCATCGCGTACCTGTCCCTCACGTCCACGCTGCTGCCCGGCACGCTCATCTCCACCGGCAGCCCCGGCGGCGCCGGTTACAGCCGCAAACCGCAGGTGTTCCTCAAGGACGGATCGACGGTCACCGTCTCCATCGACCGCATCGGCTTGTTGACGACCCATTGCCGTGAAATCTGA
- a CDS encoding glycosyltransferase family 2 protein, which yields MKSDPAPPRTPITVSVVIPVYNDAAFLRTCLRALAEQRRPADEIIVVDNACTDASAAIARAAGVRVVTEPHRGIWPAAATGYDAATGAVIARLDADSVPPVDWVERIAERFQAEPGLFVYTGPGDFYGCGPITALLGRRLYIGGYFLWMGLWLGHPPLFGSNFAMRGEVWAATRDRVRRDSDTVHDDLDFSMHLGADHPVTLDRSLRVGISARPFGTPRGLGRRVAWAGRTLFAGWPEYAPWRIRRNAGSRRPRSGSAGRVQRPRA from the coding sequence GTGAAATCTGACCCCGCGCCGCCCCGCACGCCGATCACCGTCTCGGTGGTCATTCCCGTCTACAACGACGCCGCCTTCCTGCGCACCTGCCTGCGCGCGCTGGCCGAGCAACGCCGGCCTGCCGACGAGATCATCGTCGTCGACAACGCCTGCACGGACGCCTCGGCCGCCATTGCGCGCGCCGCCGGAGTGCGAGTGGTCACCGAGCCGCACCGGGGTATCTGGCCCGCTGCGGCAACGGGCTACGACGCGGCCACCGGCGCCGTGATCGCCCGGCTCGACGCCGATTCCGTGCCGCCCGTCGACTGGGTCGAGCGCATCGCGGAGCGCTTCCAGGCCGAGCCCGGCCTCTTCGTGTACACCGGCCCGGGCGACTTCTACGGCTGCGGCCCGATCACTGCCCTGCTCGGTCGTCGGCTGTACATCGGCGGCTACTTCCTCTGGATGGGGCTGTGGCTGGGCCATCCGCCGCTGTTCGGCTCCAACTTCGCCATGCGCGGGGAGGTCTGGGCGGCGACCAGGGACCGGGTGCGCCGGGACAGCGACACCGTGCACGACGACCTCGACTTCAGCATGCACCTCGGCGCGGATCACCCGGTCACGCTCGACCGCAGTCTGCGCGTGGGCATCTCCGCCCGGCCGTTCGGAACCCCGCGGGGGCTGGGCCGCCGGGTGGCCTGGGCCGGTCGCACCCTGTTCGCCGGCTGGCCGGAGTACGCGCCGTGGCGCATCCGCCGCAATGCGGGCAGTCGCCGACCCCGATCCGGTAGCGCCGGACGGGTTCAGCGCCCCCGGGCGTAG
- a CDS encoding alpha/beta fold hydrolase, with protein MSLRVRPSGRRHEPIHLDRLAALDAALPDLDWTVLPPGTQRYSFSAPSGRLAATALGRPGDPRVVLVPGATGSKEDFALLAPLLAGAGYRVESFDLAGQYESAAAGPVPGAAYDYGLFVDDLIAVLESGRTPVHVLGYSFAGLVAELTLARRPDLFASLVLLTTPPDPGQTFRGVRWLGPVSRMVPPHTIASLMVWGIVTNRNHTRPGRLALARMRFGYTSRASLDEIIRLMKHTPDVRRELAGSAVPTLIAVGNRDLWRLRLHRRFARRIGAELRVYPAGHSPCETTPNQLAQDMLALYARGR; from the coding sequence GTGTCCCTGCGTGTGAGGCCGAGCGGTCGCCGGCACGAGCCGATCCACCTCGATCGGCTCGCGGCGCTGGACGCCGCCCTGCCGGACCTGGACTGGACGGTCCTGCCCCCTGGCACCCAACGGTACAGTTTCTCCGCCCCCAGCGGCCGTTTGGCCGCGACGGCGCTGGGCCGGCCGGGCGACCCGCGGGTGGTCCTCGTGCCCGGTGCCACAGGGTCGAAGGAAGACTTCGCGCTGCTTGCCCCGCTCCTGGCCGGCGCCGGGTACCGGGTGGAGAGCTTCGACCTGGCCGGCCAGTACGAGTCGGCCGCTGCGGGCCCGGTGCCCGGCGCGGCCTACGACTACGGGCTGTTCGTCGACGACCTCATCGCCGTCCTGGAGTCGGGCCGCACACCAGTGCACGTGCTCGGCTATTCCTTCGCCGGGCTCGTCGCCGAGCTCACCCTGGCCCGCCGGCCCGACCTGTTCGCCTCGCTGGTGCTGCTCACCACCCCGCCGGACCCCGGTCAGACCTTCCGCGGGGTGCGATGGCTCGGTCCGGTGAGCCGCATGGTGCCGCCGCATACCATCGCCTCCCTCATGGTCTGGGGGATCGTGACCAACCGCAACCACACCCGTCCTGGACGTCTCGCCCTCGCCCGGATGCGGTTCGGCTACACCAGCCGCGCGAGCCTTGACGAGATCATCCGCCTGATGAAGCACACCCCGGACGTGCGCCGGGAACTGGCCGGCAGTGCGGTGCCCACGCTCATCGCCGTCGGCAACCGCGATCTGTGGAGACTGCGCCTGCACCGCCGCTTCGCGCGGCGCATCGGCGCAGAGTTGCGCGTCTATCCGGCGGGGCACAGCCCCTGCGAGACCACACCGAACCAGCTGGCCCAGGACATGCTCGCCCTCTACGCCCGGGGGCGCTGA
- a CDS encoding aspartate ammonia-lyase: protein MSHKLVPDGNGASVHTTPSNLSTITDATLSPTPTHPTRSSPAAPPAPEQIAAPEGTPLIDSNSPASTLKNAAVTDSAEATPGFRIERDSLGRVEVPAEAYWGVHTKRALDNFPIAKRPISVYPDFVVALASVKQACARANAEVGALSQERADWIDAACQEIIEGKHHDQFVVGVMQGGAGTSTNMNANEVICNLALENAGYGRGRYDILSPIDHVNRSQSTNDTYPTAIKIALAFFLKHLLRELKALQGSFSVKAEEFGQILKVGRTQMQDAVPMTLGQEFHGFATTLGEDYDRLTETIWLLAEVNLGATAIGTGITADPGYAAAAIRHLNIITGLNLETAPDLIESTSDAGSFMSFSGNLKRSAIKLSKICNDLRLLSSGPQAGLGEINLPPRQAGSSIMPGKVNPVIPEVVNQVAFAVAGADVTVTMAAEGGQLQLNAFEPVIAHYLFQSLTWMTQAMWTLRVNCIDGITANEDRLAAMVGSSVGVITALIPHIGYAAAAALAQTALLTGRNVADLVVEANLMTREDVMRELEPARLSGMEPDTGTSSIPIIE, encoded by the coding sequence ATGAGCCACAAGCTCGTCCCCGACGGCAATGGAGCCAGCGTGCACACCACCCCCAGCAACCTGTCCACGATCACCGATGCGACACTCAGCCCGACACCCACCCACCCCACTCGCTCCTCGCCGGCAGCGCCGCCGGCCCCCGAGCAGATCGCAGCACCGGAAGGCACCCCCCTCATCGACTCGAACAGCCCCGCAAGCACTCTGAAAAACGCCGCCGTGACCGACAGCGCCGAAGCCACCCCCGGCTTCCGTATCGAACGCGACTCGCTCGGCCGCGTCGAGGTGCCGGCCGAGGCCTACTGGGGAGTGCACACCAAGCGTGCCCTGGACAACTTCCCCATCGCCAAGCGTCCGATCTCGGTGTACCCGGACTTCGTGGTGGCCCTCGCCTCGGTGAAACAGGCCTGCGCCCGCGCCAACGCTGAGGTCGGCGCGCTCAGTCAGGAACGGGCCGACTGGATCGACGCCGCCTGCCAGGAGATCATCGAGGGCAAGCACCACGACCAGTTCGTCGTGGGTGTCATGCAGGGTGGAGCCGGCACCTCCACCAACATGAACGCCAACGAGGTCATCTGCAACCTGGCCCTGGAGAACGCCGGCTACGGCCGCGGGCGTTACGACATCCTCAGCCCCATCGACCACGTCAACCGCAGCCAGTCGACGAACGACACCTATCCCACCGCGATCAAGATCGCGCTGGCCTTCTTCCTCAAGCACCTGCTGCGTGAGCTCAAGGCCCTGCAGGGCTCCTTCTCGGTCAAGGCCGAGGAGTTCGGCCAGATCCTCAAGGTGGGTCGCACCCAGATGCAGGACGCGGTGCCGATGACCCTCGGCCAGGAGTTCCACGGCTTCGCCACCACCCTCGGCGAGGACTACGACAGGCTCACCGAGACAATCTGGCTGCTCGCCGAGGTCAACCTGGGCGCCACCGCGATCGGCACGGGCATCACCGCCGATCCCGGCTACGCGGCCGCGGCCATCCGGCACCTGAACATCATCACCGGGCTCAACCTGGAGACCGCGCCCGACCTGATCGAGTCCACCAGCGACGCGGGCAGCTTCATGTCGTTCAGCGGCAACCTCAAGCGCAGCGCGATCAAGCTGTCCAAGATCTGCAACGACCTGCGCCTGCTCTCCTCCGGACCGCAGGCCGGTTTAGGCGAGATCAACCTGCCGCCCCGGCAGGCCGGGTCCAGCATCATGCCCGGCAAGGTCAACCCGGTCATCCCCGAGGTCGTCAACCAGGTGGCCTTCGCCGTCGCCGGGGCGGATGTGACGGTGACGATGGCCGCGGAGGGCGGGCAGCTGCAACTGAACGCCTTCGAACCCGTCATCGCGCACTACCTGTTCCAGAGCCTCACCTGGATGACCCAGGCGATGTGGACCCTGCGGGTGAACTGCATCGACGGCATCACCGCCAACGAGGACCGTCTGGCGGCGATGGTCGGCTCCAGCGTGGGCGTGATCACCGCGCTCATCCCGCACATCGGCTATGCCGCGGCCGCGGCGCTCGCGCAGACCGCGTTGCTGACCGGGCGGAACGTCGCCGACCTCGTCGTGGAAGCCAACCTGATGACCCGGGAAGACGTGATGCGCGAGCTCGAACCGGCCCGGCTCTCCGGCATGGAGCCGGACACCGGCACGTCGTCGATCCCCATCATCGAGTAG